Proteins from one Patescibacteria group bacterium genomic window:
- a CDS encoding DUF5668 domain-containing protein translates to MEGQDHHKSINLGKIFLGLLLVFAGLVYFARAAGFLPAYGGIHWTQLWPVVFIFLGLSLVKTRGAAGVMAGLALTIVVLGITAYAMFRGQYQPMHRMMFDIEHDIKKEIPWFSDRPCGQDGISNDDDWRMFRYQQ, encoded by the coding sequence ATGGAAGGTCAGGATCATCACAAAAGTATTAATCTCGGAAAGATTTTTTTGGGGCTTCTGCTGGTTTTCGCCGGATTGGTATATTTTGCGCGGGCGGCAGGTTTTTTGCCTGCATATGGTGGTATACATTGGACGCAACTATGGCCAGTTGTGTTTATTTTTCTCGGGCTTTCATTGGTTAAAACTCGTGGTGCGGCGGGCGTTATGGCAGGTCTTGCTCTCACCATTGTTGTACTTGGCATTACGGCGTACGCGATGTTTCGCGGCCAGTATCAGCCGATGCATCGCATGATGTTTGATATCGAGCATGATATCAAAAAAGAAATCCCATGGTTTTCTGATAGACCCTGTGGGCAAGATGGAATCTCAAACGATGACGATTGGCGGATGTTTCGCTACCAGCAGTAA
- a CDS encoding putative glycoside hydrolase — protein MIHKLRSHRFSQPKYTVPTLGVAALVAAGFFISTQSSISSVYDRDIVAASVENISIGEALAPKHEPPVHIKPPEAVRAIYMSSWVAGTPSIRNDIIHFVTNGSEINSIIIDIKDATGKIAFEVSDKELKRLEWAEKRIPDIRALIRELHGYNIYVIGRVAVFQDPHIVKKMPEIAVGDIGGGIWKDRKGLPFVDVGAKSYWDLVVRIARESEQVGFDEINFDYIRYPSDGALSRAVFSHSGTREKSDVLEDFFKYLRSELKDLPVPISADVFGLTTWSEDDLGIGQILEKIAPHFDYIAPMVYPSHYDAGFQDFKNPSLHPYEVIFASMERAKFRLEKMGEDPKKLRPWIQDFDLHGVQYGVAEIQAQKKAIYDSGLKSWMSWDPSNKYTRPAYRPAQ, from the coding sequence ATGATCCACAAACTCCGCTCTCATCGCTTTTCCCAGCCTAAATACACGGTGCCTACGCTGGGCGTCGCGGCACTAGTGGCCGCTGGTTTTTTTATTAGTACCCAGTCAAGTATTAGTTCAGTGTATGACCGCGATATCGTCGCCGCATCGGTAGAAAATATTTCAATAGGCGAGGCGCTTGCCCCCAAACATGAGCCGCCCGTGCACATCAAGCCGCCCGAGGCGGTGCGTGCTATCTATATGTCGAGTTGGGTGGCGGGTACGCCGTCGATTCGTAACGATATCATACATTTTGTGACCAATGGTTCTGAGATCAATAGCATTATAATTGATATCAAGGATGCCACCGGTAAAATTGCTTTTGAAGTCTCTGACAAAGAATTAAAACGCCTCGAATGGGCAGAAAAACGCATACCTGACATTCGCGCACTGATTCGCGAGCTCCACGGATACAATATCTATGTCATCGGACGCGTTGCGGTATTTCAAGACCCACATATCGTCAAAAAAATGCCGGAAATAGCTGTCGGCGATATCGGCGGTGGTATTTGGAAGGACCGCAAGGGGTTGCCATTTGTCGATGTGGGCGCCAAGTCCTATTGGGATTTGGTGGTGCGTATCGCGCGCGAGTCAGAACAAGTGGGCTTTGACGAGATTAATTTTGATTATATCCGCTATCCGTCAGACGGCGCGCTCTCGCGCGCGGTATTTTCGCACTCAGGTACGCGCGAGAAGTCAGATGTACTTGAAGATTTCTTTAAATATTTGCGCAGTGAGCTCAAAGACTTGCCCGTGCCTATATCAGCCGATGTCTTCGGGCTCACCACATGGTCCGAAGATGATCTCGGTATTGGGCAAATACTTGAAAAAATAGCGCCACATTTTGATTATATAGCTCCTATGGTGTATCCATCGCACTATGATGCGGGTTTTCAAGACTTTAAGAATCCGTCACTGCATCCATACGAGGTTATCTTCGCGTCAATGGAGCGAGCAAAGTTTCGCCTTGAGAAAATGGGTGAAGATCCCAAAAAACTTCGCCCATGGATACAAGATTTTGATTTACATGGGGTCCAGTACGGCGTTGCTGAGATCCAAGCGCAGAAAAAAGCTATCTATGATTCGGGTTTGAAGTCGTGGATGAGTTGGGATCCATCAAACAAGTATACGCGTCCGGCATATCGGCCTGCACAATAA
- a CDS encoding FAD-dependent oxidoreductase produces MPKNPAYDYVIIGGGIAGTTAAETIRSRDSQGTIALISLETDHLYSRVLLPGYIRDKIPREKVFLRTLADYTKHGIDFFGGLSVIGFEAAKREIHTSDGAIISGIKILIATGGTPRRAPFAVGIEDYTFRLQTIEDADRFHTFIAADPAPKGKNAMIVGGGFIGLEFIETAFARGYKAHVLLRDKQCFGNQLDSQGWGVLESNFGRHGIMLYPETEIHKAGFTDKGFTVSLSGGFDIPTAWIGYGVGVERNTLSFQGTGVHTNRGIVVNEFLESSIASIWAAGDVAEYRDIRFGEDRLVGNWTNAFLQGKCVGLNMTAHTSTERTAFDAVPTYSITNLGLQITFVGITEPREGWETISRVWDDGMSYERLFIGNNVLKGAILINRFQDKMVVSKLIETQKNISAQKEALHDPQTPLSSLFPA; encoded by the coding sequence ATGCCGAAAAATCCGGCATATGACTATGTAATCATCGGCGGCGGTATCGCGGGTACGACTGCCGCGGAGACGATCCGTTCGCGTGATTCACAGGGTACGATAGCACTCATCTCACTCGAAACTGACCATCTCTATTCACGCGTACTCTTGCCTGGTTATATTCGTGACAAAATTCCGCGCGAGAAAGTTTTTTTGCGTACACTCGCGGACTATACCAAACACGGCATTGATTTTTTTGGTGGCCTTTCTGTTATAGGGTTTGAAGCGGCAAAGCGTGAGATTCATACGAGCGACGGTGCCATAATTTCGGGTATCAAAATTTTGATCGCTACTGGCGGTACGCCGCGGCGCGCACCATTTGCCGTAGGTATTGAGGATTATACCTTTCGTCTCCAGACTATTGAGGATGCTGATCGTTTTCATACATTTATAGCGGCTGATCCTGCGCCAAAGGGTAAGAACGCCATGATTGTGGGCGGCGGGTTTATCGGGCTTGAGTTTATCGAGACGGCGTTTGCGCGCGGATACAAAGCACATGTGCTTTTACGCGACAAGCAATGTTTTGGCAATCAGCTTGATTCACAGGGGTGGGGGGTACTGGAATCAAATTTTGGCAGGCACGGTATCATGCTCTATCCCGAGACTGAAATTCATAAGGCAGGATTTACCGACAAAGGCTTTACCGTCAGCCTTTCGGGTGGGTTCGATATCCCTACTGCGTGGATTGGATACGGAGTGGGAGTTGAACGCAATACACTATCATTTCAAGGTACCGGTGTGCATACTAATCGTGGCATTGTGGTCAATGAATTCTTAGAATCATCTATTGCGAGTATTTGGGCGGCGGGTGATGTGGCCGAATATCGCGATATTCGGTTTGGCGAGGATCGGTTGGTAGGTAATTGGACGAATGCGTTTTTGCAGGGCAAATGCGTGGGCCTCAATATGACCGCGCATACATCTACTGAACGCACTGCGTTTGATGCGGTGCCGACCTATTCAATAACCAATCTTGGGCTGCAGATCACTTTTGTCGGTATCACGGAGCCGCGTGAGGGTTGGGAGACTATTTCGCGCGTATGGGATGACGGCATGAGCTACGAACGGCTTTTTATAGGTAACAATGTGCTCAAAGGGGCTATCCTTATTAATCGTTTTCAGGATAAGATGGTAGTATCAAAACTTATCGAGACACAAAAAAATATTTCAGCACAAAAAGAAGCGCTGCATGATCCACAAACTCCGCTCTCATCGCTTTTCCCAGCCTAA
- a CDS encoding disulfide bond formation protein B, which translates to MTQTTLMMTNALALATVGMQIFIVVVVAALFSQRAPWPRALLGFLKHHALAFGFLVAVGAFAGSIYYSDIVGYEPCSLCWWQRVFIYPQMILFAIALWRKDKNIFDYTLALSIIGGVIALYHSYIQYGGSPFFECGVDAVSCAKRFVFAFDYITIPLMSLTTLVTLGLISVVGRKK; encoded by the coding sequence ATGACCCAAACAACGCTGATGATGACCAACGCGCTTGCGCTCGCAACCGTGGGTATGCAGATTTTTATTGTGGTGGTAGTCGCCGCCCTGTTTTCTCAGCGTGCGCCGTGGCCACGAGCATTGCTTGGATTTTTGAAGCATCATGCATTGGCGTTTGGTTTTTTGGTCGCTGTAGGCGCGTTTGCGGGGAGTATATATTATTCTGATATTGTAGGATACGAGCCATGTTCTCTATGCTGGTGGCAGCGCGTTTTTATTTACCCGCAGATGATTTTGTTTGCTATCGCGCTTTGGCGCAAAGATAAAAATATTTTTGACTATACGCTGGCGCTCTCAATCATCGGTGGCGTGATCGCGCTTTATCATTCGTATATTCAATACGGAGGCAGTCCGTTTTTTGAATGTGGCGTAGATGCGGTATCGTGTGCAAAGCGTTTTGTTTTTGCGTTTGACTATATCACTATCCCGCTTATGTCGCTGACTACTCTCGTGACTCTCGGGCTTATCTCGGTCGTGGGGAGAAAAAAGTGA
- a CDS encoding thioredoxin domain-containing protein has product MKKQSTIISVAVALIAIGGIWYVMQGSPAPISSAPSMLDGFTQCLKDKGAVFYGAFWCPHCQNQKAMFGSSEKLLPYVECSTADGKGQLDVCREKDITGYPTWTFADGSRESGELDLVVLGRKTGCELPKTQ; this is encoded by the coding sequence ATGAAGAAGCAATCTACAATCATAAGTGTCGCTGTCGCTCTTATTGCTATTGGCGGTATTTGGTATGTGATGCAGGGGAGCCCCGCGCCGATCTCTTCGGCTCCGTCCATGCTCGATGGGTTTACTCAATGTCTCAAAGACAAGGGCGCAGTGTTTTACGGCGCGTTTTGGTGTCCGCATTGTCAGAATCAAAAAGCGATGTTTGGCTCATCGGAAAAACTATTGCCGTATGTTGAGTGCTCGACCGCGGACGGCAAGGGTCAGCTTGATGTCTGTCGCGAAAAGGATATCACAGGATATCCTACATGGACATTTGCTGACGGCTCGCGTGAATCAGGCGAGCTTGATTTGGTAGTACTCGGGCGAAAGACCGGTTGCGAACTTCCCAAGACTCAATGA
- a CDS encoding cytochrome c biogenesis protein CcdA yields the protein MDNPSTLWAFVAGVLMFLAPCTLPLLPAYLGFISGASASDFADPKLRKSIRLRVLWNGFLYGLGFAVVFITLGLLVGVVGGALVPWRKVLIRLGGAFVIFFGLSMVIPSAPFFRGLQSERRFRFASLRPGGALASFLFGASFALGWTPCVGPILGGVLTFAATTANPLEGAYYLAIFSLGLGLPFMIVAFFFGSAAQYIAHFEKYLRRVSYAGGVLLIVLGILMLSDNLARFTILMYQLFGTVPYEGLLEYM from the coding sequence ATGGATAATCCCTCGACGCTTTGGGCTTTTGTCGCTGGCGTGTTGATGTTTTTGGCTCCGTGTACGCTACCGCTCTTACCCGCGTATCTTGGGTTTATCAGTGGTGCGTCAGCGAGTGATTTTGCAGATCCAAAACTGCGTAAATCCATTCGCCTTCGTGTACTCTGGAATGGTTTTTTGTATGGACTCGGCTTTGCGGTAGTGTTTATCACGCTCGGGCTTTTGGTGGGCGTGGTGGGTGGGGCACTGGTGCCGTGGCGCAAGGTGCTCATACGGTTGGGTGGAGCGTTTGTGATTTTTTTCGGGCTTTCGATGGTCATCCCCAGTGCTCCGTTTTTTCGCGGCCTGCAAAGTGAGAGACGGTTTCGATTTGCCTCACTCCGGCCAGGGGGCGCTCTCGCTTCGTTTTTGTTTGGCGCATCGTTTGCGCTCGGCTGGACACCTTGCGTGGGACCCATCTTGGGTGGAGTTCTCACCTTTGCCGCAACTACTGCGAATCCGCTTGAGGGCGCATATTATCTAGCAATATTTTCTCTAGGGCTCGGGTTGCCATTTATGATTGTCGCTTTCTTTTTTGGATCAGCTGCCCAGTATATTGCGCACTTTGAAAAATACTTGCGTCGGGTCTCATATGCGGGCGGAGTGTTGTTGATAGTGCTCGGTATCTTGATGCTGTCTGATAACCTTGCGCGTTTTACTATTTTAATGTATCAGCTTTTTGGTACGGTACCGTATGAGGGCTTGCTCGAATATATGTAG
- a CDS encoding GBS Bsp-like repeat-containing protein codes for MPSNISTRFLQKRFIALAFGFALFLAPSYAFAAISAGGPYNINGTSGQLSGSTNNNVAGTYWEQVSGPGTLSFTPSTGSSGPQAVASAPGQYSVKYCAVFVECSSPTTVYFLETTVNGSTITVEQGSSASGSISVSAAPSGYGGANLVVTNYLNTQGGVSGTSATLNSYSCAVPCSKTLTVSVPSNMPVGTYNSGVLIDVFGPTYQRGADYITVQVVPPAVAAPPTPTGLTVTPQCSGTSSRVRLNWGASSGADEYEVSRCANAGCSPSYYATVSSNTYLNTSVTSGTLYRYRVRACNAGGCSANTAPILEATALNCAASPPPAPSCNTAVFNSATSGFYPNSLSNATKISYPTPWCNTLGYKVRCDFGVGSDTIPAPSGCVWGRWVNTTQAEFDCNGYSVVTPDTVISKTCSISAGGSGNICSAVTGPAMQLYGDECPNCSANFSPSSISSGGSATLNATAEWDVNSFSVWSCTGGINQSGSFQAVFGQTFTNILSSASCNVSVDAPSGVSRSCVANLGVGSSCGATGQACCSGNTCPISGVCSGGTCVPPGPPPPPPPPAPVPPPIGLGCSGVSVSASTVYGPTATYDVIISGVTGASDVRVPHWTNLNGQNDIGGSPWPAATNQDGGTWRYTVQLNHHLTGTPEYGAVLNHVYLNGSAQYCGEATVQWDAAPPVVNQNPIGFNDGVASCDKLKGWTCDPDAWSTGLQVHIYEGSTYLDAVTANITSEAGVNTACGSTPNHRFEWTIPVSLKDGVSHTLSARPINTPPGTNLTLPLSGLASNIINCSPPPPPPPTNNSQCVSISAPTPVEAGTTFWTTVQMKNTGTKTWTSAENYSLVAYDASIAPLPPSKWSPERLVLPTSPVSAEQTATWAFNVTAPFAAGNYNNISGTPFPMYGWTMVDMVGATPSAPDDWFGQACTQSVTVTQTPEPPTVAEASCATSWGPDISIGGTPNIGRNPAVAKLPFGDERLIVAMWGSDSRVYVKEWENNTLVDWYQVNNGMTAGRPKLVTISGELWLFISGLDGYLHKAKYISEGTWSPWIHTSLLCNATCASLGSGSPFNGFGPRTVDTSWGTWRASVVGGQDVLQKCVEVITPPPPPVGPPPPPPPPAGPPPPVAPPPPPASSILFDLHGHGWSPNIGWLAMNCEDQGTCGTSNYKVQVDSDTGYLQGEAWSANIGWVQFDPINISDAPEAPFTPARLANGTMTGWARACSGTYYKDCVSATRTDNWDGWIKMSDSNPIVYGVSQIAQRLLGHIWGGGSPTAAVPTDRENGLGWIKFCDLTAAAGSPLYCGHPSVCDPNEAPGSPEYCGVTIETQAPQISGLLPDGPQAIGTTDAILQADTNMSATCRFSTVANTDYDDMTRTFNSSPDGLHHTAPVSGLTDGSSYIYYVRCENEFGDESSEAVIDFSVDEPLPPPNFSFSHNPFWPEEGVHDDHFGPDITMGNADLSSLTRLKFTGTEGLENAQVTVTVTGLYEDRVPYISETQYGDGSITNETSLPLSTKITPVLDGVNRFSRIVVITNGSGEADFKVRRRNIQPGRYIITLQYSMPGVPNKEDTLVLIIGEGTPGYIEI; via the coding sequence ATGCCCAGCAATATTTCTACAAGATTCCTACAAAAAAGATTTATAGCTCTCGCGTTTGGATTCGCGCTCTTTTTAGCGCCATCGTACGCATTTGCTGCAATCAGTGCAGGGGGGCCATACAACATTAATGGCACCTCCGGCCAATTGAGTGGGTCTACAAATAATAATGTTGCCGGCACCTATTGGGAGCAGGTAAGTGGTCCCGGAACATTGTCATTTACCCCGTCTACCGGTTCTTCGGGTCCGCAAGCCGTTGCATCTGCGCCGGGGCAATATTCTGTAAAATATTGCGCTGTGTTCGTTGAATGTTCTTCTCCCACCACGGTTTATTTTCTTGAGACGACAGTTAATGGGAGCACGATCACGGTAGAACAGGGAAGCTCAGCGAGTGGTTCCATCTCAGTATCAGCTGCTCCCAGTGGTTACGGTGGCGCTAATTTGGTTGTGACAAATTATTTGAACACACAAGGTGGCGTATCGGGTACTTCCGCGACACTTAATAGTTACAGTTGCGCGGTACCTTGTAGTAAAACATTGACTGTGAGTGTTCCTTCAAATATGCCGGTCGGTACCTACAATTCAGGGGTTCTCATAGATGTCTTCGGACCTACCTATCAGCGTGGCGCCGATTATATTACTGTACAAGTTGTTCCGCCGGCAGTTGCGGCACCCCCAACACCTACAGGTCTGACCGTAACGCCGCAGTGTTCGGGTACCAGCTCGCGCGTGCGACTCAACTGGGGCGCTTCATCAGGGGCTGACGAGTATGAAGTATCCAGGTGCGCAAATGCCGGATGTTCGCCATCATACTACGCTACTGTATCAAGTAATACTTATCTTAATACGAGTGTGACCTCAGGTACGCTTTACCGTTATCGTGTTCGCGCGTGTAATGCTGGCGGGTGTAGCGCTAATACTGCGCCTATTTTAGAGGCAACCGCGCTCAATTGTGCCGCATCCCCTCCACCAGCACCATCATGCAATACCGCGGTATTCAATTCGGCAACCAGTGGTTTTTATCCAAATAGTTTATCCAATGCTACAAAAATTTCTTATCCGACCCCGTGGTGTAATACGCTTGGGTACAAAGTGCGTTGTGATTTTGGTGTAGGGTCCGATACTATTCCCGCGCCCTCAGGCTGTGTTTGGGGCAGATGGGTGAACACTACGCAGGCGGAATTTGATTGCAACGGATATTCGGTTGTTACCCCAGATACCGTGATCAGTAAGACATGTAGTATTAGCGCTGGCGGTAGCGGTAATATTTGTTCTGCTGTAACAGGTCCCGCCATGCAGCTTTACGGCGACGAATGTCCAAATTGTTCGGCGAATTTTTCCCCATCTTCAATATCATCAGGTGGATCTGCGACACTTAACGCCACTGCCGAGTGGGATGTAAATTCGTTTTCTGTATGGAGTTGTACGGGCGGCATCAACCAGTCTGGTAGCTTTCAGGCTGTCTTCGGGCAAACGTTTACCAATATTCTTTCCTCTGCCAGTTGTAATGTGAGTGTTGATGCCCCCAGCGGTGTTTCAAGAAGTTGCGTAGCGAATTTGGGCGTAGGCAGTTCATGTGGCGCCACCGGACAAGCATGCTGTAGCGGGAATACATGCCCCATCTCAGGTGTATGTAGTGGTGGCACCTGTGTACCACCAGGACCTCCGCCACCCCCACCTCCTCCAGCGCCAGTTCCCCCGCCAATCGGTCTCGGGTGTAGTGGTGTCTCCGTTTCCGCCTCAACGGTATATGGTCCTACGGCAACATATGACGTCATCATTTCCGGTGTCACAGGGGCTTCGGATGTGCGCGTGCCACATTGGACAAATCTTAATGGGCAAAATGATATTGGTGGTTCGCCGTGGCCTGCGGCGACCAATCAAGATGGTGGTACTTGGCGCTATACCGTACAGCTCAACCATCATCTTACTGGAACTCCTGAATATGGGGCGGTGCTCAACCATGTATATCTCAATGGTTCTGCGCAGTATTGTGGCGAGGCGACCGTGCAATGGGATGCCGCGCCTCCAGTCGTCAACCAAAATCCCATCGGTTTCAATGACGGAGTTGCAAGTTGTGACAAGTTAAAGGGTTGGACTTGTGATCCCGACGCATGGAGTACGGGACTGCAGGTTCATATTTATGAGGGTTCGACATACTTAGATGCTGTTACGGCAAATATTACATCGGAAGCAGGTGTGAACACTGCGTGCGGTAGTACGCCAAATCATAGATTTGAATGGACTATTCCGGTCTCACTCAAAGATGGCGTGTCACATACACTCTCCGCTCGTCCCATCAACACTCCACCGGGTACCAACCTAACTCTTCCACTGTCGGGCTTAGCAAGTAATATTATTAACTGTTCACCTCCTCCTCCACCCCCGCCAACAAACAATTCTCAATGTGTCAGCATAAGTGCCCCGACTCCTGTAGAGGCCGGCACTACTTTTTGGACGACAGTGCAAATGAAAAATACTGGTACCAAGACTTGGACATCAGCGGAAAATTATAGCCTTGTCGCGTATGATGCGTCTATTGCACCATTGCCACCAAGCAAATGGTCTCCTGAACGGCTTGTGTTGCCGACTAGTCCAGTGTCTGCCGAGCAAACGGCCACTTGGGCATTTAATGTAACTGCTCCATTTGCCGCAGGTAATTACAATAATATATCAGGTACGCCATTTCCTATGTATGGCTGGACGATGGTAGATATGGTTGGCGCTACCCCTAGCGCCCCAGACGACTGGTTTGGTCAGGCATGTACACAGTCAGTAACAGTCACTCAAACGCCAGAACCGCCAACTGTAGCTGAGGCTTCATGCGCTACTTCGTGGGGTCCTGATATATCAATTGGCGGTACGCCAAATATTGGTAGAAATCCTGCGGTTGCAAAGCTTCCGTTTGGTGATGAGCGTCTCATAGTCGCTATGTGGGGTAGTGATAGTAGGGTTTATGTAAAAGAATGGGAAAATAATACGCTCGTTGATTGGTATCAAGTCAACAATGGTATGACGGCTGGACGGCCAAAACTTGTTACGATTAGTGGAGAGCTGTGGCTCTTTATTAGCGGTCTCGACGGATATTTACACAAGGCAAAGTATATAAGTGAAGGTACATGGAGTCCGTGGATACATACTAGTTTGCTATGTAATGCTACATGCGCCAGTTTGGGATCGGGTAGCCCATTTAATGGTTTTGGTCCAAGGACTGTTGACACCTCATGGGGTACTTGGCGCGCAAGCGTGGTTGGCGGTCAGGATGTGCTCCAAAAATGTGTGGAGGTGATAACGCCGCCTCCTCCGCCAGTAGGCCCACCACCACCCCCGCCACCACCAGCTGGACCACCGCCTCCTGTTGCTCCGCCCCCTCCACCAGCATCTTCGATACTTTTTGATTTACATGGCCATGGTTGGTCTCCCAATATTGGTTGGCTCGCGATGAACTGCGAAGATCAAGGAACCTGTGGCACGAGCAATTATAAAGTACAGGTTGATAGCGATACGGGATACTTACAAGGAGAAGCATGGTCTGCAAATATTGGTTGGGTTCAGTTTGATCCTATAAATATTTCTGACGCGCCAGAAGCTCCATTTACTCCTGCGCGACTTGCAAATGGCACCATGACTGGCTGGGCGCGCGCGTGCTCGGGCACCTACTATAAAGACTGCGTGAGCGCCACGCGCACTGATAACTGGGACGGTTGGATCAAGATGTCAGACAGCAATCCTATTGTCTATGGCGTATCGCAAATCGCCCAAAGACTTCTTGGGCACATCTGGGGTGGGGGAAGTCCTACTGCGGCAGTCCCTACCGATAGAGAGAATGGTTTGGGTTGGATTAAATTTTGCGACCTCACTGCAGCCGCGGGGTCACCGCTTTACTGCGGACACCCATCCGTCTGTGATCCAAATGAGGCCCCCGGTTCTCCTGAATACTGTGGTGTGACCATTGAAACCCAAGCGCCGCAGATTTCAGGCCTGTTGCCTGATGGGCCTCAAGCTATTGGAACTACGGATGCGATACTCCAGGCCGATACTAATATGAGTGCCACCTGCCGTTTCTCGACTGTGGCAAATACTGATTATGATGATATGACGAGGACATTTAACTCGTCCCCTGATGGTTTACATCATACAGCCCCTGTGTCGGGGCTGACTGATGGTAGCTCGTATATATATTATGTCAGGTGTGAAAACGAATTTGGTGATGAGAGTAGTGAAGCGGTCATTGATTTCTCTGTAGATGAGCCTCTTCCACCCCCCAACTTTAGTTTTAGTCACAATCCTTTCTGGCCAGAAGAAGGCGTACATGACGACCATTTTGGGCCTGATATCACGATGGGAAATGCCGATCTCTCAAGTCTTACAAGGCTTAAATTTACGGGTACCGAGGGATTGGAAAATGCTCAAGTTACAGTTACAGTAACAGGTCTTTATGAAGACAGAGTGCCGTATATAAGCGAAACACAATATGGTGACGGCAGCATAACCAACGAGACTTCTTTACCGCTTTCGACGAAGATTACCCCTGTCTTGGATGGCGTTAACAGATTTTCTAGGATTGTCGTCATAACAAACGGTTCTGGTGAGGCCGACTTTAAAGTGCGAAGGCGCAATATTCAGCCCGGGCGATATATCATCACATTGCAGTACAGTATGCCAGGCGTGCCAAATAAAGAAGATACGCTCGTGCTCATCATTGGTGAAGGGACGCCTGGGTATATTGAAATCTAA
- a CDS encoding tail fiber domain-containing protein, whose product MITKDFFNNISGVAKKIAWYSAGFVIGGVAIAGLTTLAAWSDPTAAPTGGNPEAPLNVGPSAQVKEGSFDVNSNLTTHGYLTVSRTGAGAFSFAQLNTKGPTGGCAGCVSTLGYTWRLFTTANDVNTATYPGVNANAFEVWEYPDSGGSYARLQIEDKAAAVTPGIVRINSNGTLQVNKDTATQYNGLQEPTLSLAEWTAGPLNKQAWIQFHNSGDNEAYMRLGKGSGGRRFEFGDSQGAGAAIMVAAPSEGDSSQLNKHFGRIWHSGAVNGNLHIDAMKFNAAGNLVTAGTRGTYLNWFGGGAGVHIGSGVPGVYGNLTAAVVTQTSNRASKEDIAPTTYGINEILQLQPISFRYIKDPARIKHLGLVAEDVAPVIPEVVTFNADGTVLGIDYSKLTVPLINAVKTLDARVDALEAHAESTILKSPNGTCFEVSVGDDGALATRKVECRRE is encoded by the coding sequence ATGATTACAAAAGATTTTTTCAACAACATATCAGGAGTCGCAAAGAAAATAGCATGGTATTCTGCCGGTTTTGTCATCGGCGGGGTTGCGATAGCTGGGCTTACCACGCTTGCTGCATGGTCTGATCCAACAGCGGCACCCACAGGTGGCAATCCAGAAGCTCCACTCAATGTCGGCCCAAGCGCACAGGTCAAAGAAGGCTCGTTCGATGTTAATAGCAATCTTACAACGCATGGCTACCTCACAGTTTCTCGTACAGGCGCCGGTGCATTTTCGTTTGCTCAGCTCAATACCAAGGGGCCTACGGGCGGGTGTGCGGGCTGTGTTTCCACGCTCGGATATACATGGCGTCTTTTCACCACTGCAAATGATGTGAATACCGCGACCTATCCAGGGGTAAATGCTAACGCTTTTGAGGTTTGGGAGTATCCAGATAGCGGCGGATCATATGCTCGCCTTCAGATAGAAGATAAAGCAGCCGCCGTAACTCCCGGTATAGTTCGTATCAATAGTAATGGTACATTGCAGGTCAATAAAGATACCGCAACACAGTATAACGGTCTCCAAGAGCCAACTCTTTCTCTCGCCGAATGGACTGCAGGCCCTCTCAATAAACAAGCTTGGATCCAGTTTCATAATTCTGGAGATAATGAGGCATATATGCGTCTCGGAAAGGGGTCGGGTGGTCGCAGATTTGAATTCGGCGATAGCCAAGGAGCTGGCGCTGCAATTATGGTAGCAGCACCGTCTGAAGGTGACTCGTCGCAACTCAACAAGCATTTTGGTCGCATTTGGCATTCAGGTGCCGTGAATGGAAACCTACATATCGACGCCATGAAATTCAATGCGGCCGGTAATCTTGTTACTGCTGGGACAAGGGGTACTTATTTGAACTGGTTTGGCGGCGGTGCGGGCGTGCATATTGGTAGCGGGGTTCCTGGCGTCTATGGCAATTTGACCGCTGCTGTTGTGACACAGACGAGTAATCGCGCAAGTAAAGAGGACATTGCTCCAACTACATACGGTATCAATGAAATACTCCAACTCCAGCCAATTAGTTTCCGCTATATCAAGGATCCGGCGCGCATCAAGCATCTCGGTCTTGTGGCTGAAGATGTAGCACCTGTTATTCCCGAGGTAGTGACATTCAATGCGGATGGTACGGTTCTTGGCATTGATTACAGTAAGCTCACCGTACCACTCATAAATGCTGTAAAAACCTTAGACGCGAGAGTCGATGCACTTGAAGCGCATGCAGAAAGTACAATATTGAAATCACCAAACGGTACTTGCTTTGAAGTGAGTGTTGGTGATGACGGCGCACTCGCAACGCGCAAGGTAGAGTGCCGCAGAGAATAG